In Lacrimispora indolis DSM 755, a genomic segment contains:
- a CDS encoding FAD:protein FMN transferase, giving the protein MAALLLAGCERRVEPVSQSGFLLNTFVTVTLYDKEDPEILSGCLDLCRSYENILSKTIESSEVYKLNHRPAGETAVTVSPDVAALISKSLYYSQVSDGAFDITVEPLSSLWNFTSENPTVPPEEKIEEARKKVDYRNLKLDGNTVTFLSPDTSLDFGAIAKGYIADRMKDYLLEQGVKSAVINLGGNVLCVGQKPDGKPFKIGLQKPYADRNETIETLNIKDMSVVSSGVYERHFEKDGVNYHHILNPRDGYPYENGLVSVTILSTQSADGDALSTTCFSLGLKKGMELLDSTDRVYGVFITEDGEVYYSQGAREFLAAEP; this is encoded by the coding sequence ATGGCGGCGCTTTTGCTTGCAGGCTGTGAAAGACGGGTGGAGCCGGTGAGCCAATCCGGCTTTTTGCTGAACACTTTTGTGACGGTGACCCTTTATGATAAAGAGGATCCTGAAATCCTTTCGGGTTGTCTGGATTTGTGCCGGTCTTATGAAAATATTTTAAGCAAAACCATTGAGAGCAGTGAAGTTTATAAGCTGAATCACAGGCCGGCCGGTGAAACGGCCGTGACCGTATCACCGGATGTGGCGGCTCTTATTTCCAAGAGCCTTTATTATTCCCAGGTCTCGGACGGGGCCTTTGATATTACTGTAGAGCCATTGTCCTCCTTGTGGAACTTTACGTCCGAAAATCCAACGGTTCCGCCTGAGGAAAAGATTGAAGAGGCCAGGAAAAAGGTGGATTACCGGAATTTAAAGCTTGATGGAAATACGGTGACCTTTTTATCCCCGGACACTTCTCTTGATTTTGGGGCCATTGCCAAGGGATATATTGCGGACCGGATGAAGGATTATCTGCTGGAACAGGGAGTGAAAAGTGCTGTGATCAACCTGGGGGGAAATGTACTCTGTGTGGGGCAGAAGCCTGACGGCAAGCCGTTTAAAATAGGCCTTCAAAAACCTTATGCAGACAGGAATGAGACCATAGAGACCTTGAATATCAAGGATATGTCGGTGGTTTCCTCGGGGGTGTATGAGCGGCATTTTGAAAAGGATGGCGTAAACTACCATCATATTTTAAACCCCAGAGATGGTTATCCATATGAAAACGGGCTTGTGTCCGTTACCATTTTGTCAACGCAGTCCGCGGACGGAGACGCTTTATCCACCACCTGTTTTTCTCTTGGACTTAAGAAGGGAATGGAGCTTTTGG
- a CDS encoding sirohydrochlorin cobaltochelatase: protein MTVKFICDMVIGKNEEKARDIRMKQAILVVSFGTSYHESRKKTIEAIERDIMEEFKDYEVRRAFTSRIIIEILKKRDNLYIDSVEEALEKLAMEGFQQVIVQPTLVMGGEENDAMLAAVKQYEDRFFRIVRGKPLLSEEKDYERLCSVLTEDTKEYDTEGTEIIFMGHGTEHEANECYSRLAEVFRQNGYDRYHVGTVEAEPDFEAIEKEVKQTDSSRMVLQPLMIVSGDHANNDMAGEDEDTWKSQLESDGYHVVCRLKGMGELEGVRRIFLDHAREAGEKLEDMK from the coding sequence TTGACAGTAAAGTTCATCTGTGATATGGTAATCGGGAAAAATGAAGAGAAAGCAAGGGATATCAGGATGAAACAGGCGATTTTAGTCGTGAGTTTTGGGACAAGCTATCATGAAAGCAGAAAAAAGACCATAGAGGCCATTGAGCGGGATATAATGGAAGAGTTTAAAGATTATGAGGTGCGCCGGGCATTTACCAGCCGGATCATCATTGAAATATTAAAAAAGCGGGACAACCTTTACATAGACAGCGTGGAGGAGGCCCTGGAAAAGCTGGCGATGGAAGGATTCCAGCAGGTGATCGTCCAGCCTACTTTGGTCATGGGAGGAGAAGAAAACGATGCAATGCTGGCCGCTGTAAAACAGTATGAGGATCGGTTTTTCCGGATCGTGCGGGGAAAGCCGCTGCTTTCTGAAGAAAAGGACTATGAAAGGTTATGCAGTGTGCTGACAGAGGATACAAAGGAATATGACACGGAAGGAACGGAGATCATATTCATGGGGCACGGTACGGAGCATGAGGCCAATGAGTGTTATTCCCGCCTGGCAGAGGTTTTCAGGCAGAATGGATATGACAGATATCATGTGGGGACTGTGGAGGCGGAACCGGATTTTGAAGCAATAGAGAAAGAAGTGAAGCAAACGGATTCCAGCCGGATGGTGCTTCAGCCTCTTATGATCGTTTCCGGCGATCATGCCAACAATGACATGGCAGGAGAGGATGAAGATACCTGGAAAAGCCAGCTGGAGTCTGATGGCTACCATGTGGTCTGCCGGTTAAAGGGCATGGGTGAGCTGGAGGGAGTCCGCCGGATATTTCTGGATCATGCCCGGGAAGCCGGAGAGAAGCTGGAGGATATGAAATGA
- a CDS encoding iron-containing alcohol dehydrogenase: MARFTLPRDLYHGKGALEELKNIKGKKAVVVVGGGSMKRFGFLDRVEACLKEAGMEVKLFEGVEPDPSVDTVMKGAEMMREFEPDWIVAIGGGSPIDAAKAMWAFYEYPETSFEDLCIPFNFPTLRTKARFCAIPSTSGTATEVTAFSVITDYKRGIKYPLADFNITPDIAIVDPDLAETMPQKLTAHTGMDAMTHAVEAYVSTLHCDYTDPLALHAIKMIHNDLIDSYNGDKEARARMHNAQCLAGMAFSNALLGIVHSMAHKTGAAYSGGHIVHGCANAMYLPKVIKFNSKVPEATKRYAEIARFMGLKGGNEEELVDALIEEIRYMNKKLDIPTCIKDYEGGIIDEAEFNEKLVSVAELAVGDACTGSNPRTITPAEMEKLLTCCYYDKEVDF; the protein is encoded by the coding sequence ATGGCTAGATTTACATTACCGAGAGACTTATATCACGGAAAGGGCGCCTTAGAAGAGCTTAAGAATATAAAAGGCAAAAAGGCGGTCGTGGTGGTCGGCGGCGGTTCCATGAAACGTTTTGGTTTTCTTGACAGGGTGGAAGCATGCTTAAAGGAAGCCGGAATGGAAGTAAAGCTGTTTGAAGGCGTAGAGCCGGATCCCAGTGTGGATACGGTGATGAAGGGCGCTGAAATGATGCGGGAGTTTGAACCGGATTGGATCGTTGCCATCGGCGGAGGCTCTCCCATTGACGCTGCAAAGGCAATGTGGGCATTTTATGAGTATCCGGAGACTTCATTTGAGGACTTATGCATTCCCTTTAATTTCCCGACTTTAAGAACAAAAGCAAGATTCTGCGCGATCCCGTCTACCTCCGGTACTGCTACCGAAGTAACGGCATTCAGCGTAATTACTGATTATAAAAGAGGAATCAAATATCCGCTGGCAGATTTCAACATCACACCGGATATTGCAATCGTTGATCCGGATCTGGCCGAGACCATGCCTCAGAAGCTGACTGCCCATACGGGTATGGATGCCATGACTCATGCGGTGGAAGCATACGTATCCACTCTTCATTGTGATTACACCGATCCTCTGGCGCTTCATGCAATCAAGATGATACATAATGACTTGATCGATTCCTACAACGGGGACAAGGAAGCCCGCGCCCGTATGCATAATGCCCAGTGTCTGGCTGGTATGGCATTTTCCAATGCTCTTTTAGGCATTGTTCACTCCATGGCTCATAAGACAGGGGCCGCTTATTCCGGAGGTCATATTGTCCATGGCTGTGCAAACGCCATGTACTTACCCAAGGTAATCAAATTTAATTCCAAGGTTCCTGAGGCCACAAAGCGCTATGCAGAGATTGCCCGCTTCATGGGTCTTAAGGGAGGGAATGAAGAAGAACTGGTCGATGCATTGATTGAAGAGATCCGTTACATGAACAAAAAGCTGGATATTCCTACCTGCATTAAGGATTATGAAGGCGGAATCATTGACGAGGCAGAGTTCAATGAAAAATTAGTGTCAGTAGCTGAGCTGGCAGTAGGTGATGCATGCACCGGCTCCAATCCAAGGACCATTACGCCCGCGGAGATGGAGAAACTGCTGACCTGTTGTTACTATGATAAAGAGGTAGATTTTTAA
- a CDS encoding LysR family transcriptional regulator, translating to MNTVLLQYALEVEKTGSITQAAANLYMDQPNLSKAIKTLEESLGAPIFKRTSKGVVPTARGRIFLEHARDVLVQIERMEHLYKPNEVKGVEFSLSMPRASYLSLAFSRFVRNLDREEGMNIWLRETNSTDTLKDVETGEYNLGIIRYQSSLEGQYAQAAAAKGLLWEPVFQYSLRLLMSADHPLAGKKEITTEDLIPYIEITHGDGTIGRRESWEKKGRLPESAKRVYVFERGSQFNLLLEDPHTYMWVSPMPEEILTRYHLVERQCRKRAGTFRDTLIYRKGYSFTAWDKAFLKELEAVKRIF from the coding sequence TTGAATACTGTATTGTTGCAATATGCCCTTGAAGTGGAAAAGACAGGTTCCATTACCCAGGCAGCTGCCAACCTTTATATGGACCAGCCCAATTTAAGCAAGGCTATCAAAACTCTGGAAGAAAGCCTTGGTGCGCCGATTTTTAAACGGACTTCCAAGGGCGTGGTTCCCACGGCAAGAGGAAGGATTTTTCTGGAGCATGCCAGAGATGTCCTGGTTCAGATCGAGAGAATGGAGCACTTATACAAGCCGAATGAGGTAAAAGGGGTGGAATTCTCTCTTTCCATGCCCAGGGCAAGCTATTTAAGCCTTGCATTCTCCCGGTTCGTCCGAAATTTAGACCGGGAGGAAGGGATGAATATATGGCTGCGGGAGACAAATTCCACCGATACTTTAAAGGATGTGGAGACCGGTGAATACAATCTGGGTATCATTCGGTATCAGTCCTCTTTGGAAGGACAGTATGCCCAGGCCGCTGCCGCAAAGGGCCTTTTGTGGGAGCCGGTTTTCCAATACTCCTTAAGGCTTCTCATGTCCGCAGATCATCCCCTGGCAGGAAAAAAGGAAATTACCACAGAGGATTTGATCCCCTATATAGAAATTACCCATGGTGACGGAACCATTGGCCGCCGTGAGAGCTGGGAAAAGAAGGGAAGACTTCCGGAGTCTGCAAAACGTGTTTACGTATTTGAGCGGGGAAGCCAGTTTAATCTGTTATTGGAGGATCCCCACACGTATATGTGGGTTTCTCCAATGCCGGAGGAGATCCTTACAAGGTATCATCTGGTGGAACGTCAGTGCAGGAAAAGGGCCGGAACATTTCGGGATACCCTGATCTACAGAAAGGGATATTCGTTCACAGCCTGGGATAAAGCATTTTTAAAAGAACTGGAAGCAGTGAAACGTATTTTTTGA
- a CDS encoding redox-sensing transcriptional repressor Rex: MEEKKNMVGGISRKTLERLPMYHHYLERKCREGTETISAPAIALDLRLNEVQVRKDLAMVAKTAGKPKMGYLVKDLIRDMEEFLGFHNTNQAALVGVGSLGKALLSYKGFEQYGVEIVLAFDSDGRKVNTKIGGKPVFPIEKLENLCQRMNIHIGIITVPAEYAQEVCNRLVAGGVRAIWNFAPTHLAVPGHVLVQNENMAVSLAALSKYLYEADKEGGQLAKEEDD; the protein is encoded by the coding sequence ATGGAAGAGAAGAAAAACATGGTCGGAGGAATATCCAGGAAGACCCTGGAACGTCTTCCGATGTATCATCATTATCTGGAACGGAAATGCCGGGAAGGAACAGAGACCATATCGGCGCCGGCCATTGCATTGGATCTTCGGCTAAATGAAGTCCAGGTGCGCAAGGATCTGGCAATGGTGGCCAAAACAGCCGGAAAACCTAAAATGGGTTATCTGGTAAAGGACTTGATCAGGGACATGGAGGAGTTTTTAGGGTTTCATAATACCAACCAGGCGGCCCTGGTGGGTGTGGGTTCCCTGGGGAAGGCCCTGCTGTCGTACAAAGGATTTGAGCAGTACGGTGTGGAGATTGTCCTGGCTTTTGATTCCGATGGAAGAAAAGTGAATACAAAGATAGGCGGAAAGCCGGTTTTTCCCATAGAAAAGCTGGAAAACCTCTGTCAGAGGATGAATATTCATATCGGCATCATCACGGTTCCCGCGGAATATGCCCAGGAGGTATGCAACCGCCTGGTGGCCGGCGGAGTGAGGGCTATATGGAATTTCGCTCCCACCCATCTGGCCGTACCGGGTCATGTACTGGTACAGAATGAGAACATGGCCGTGTCACTGGCAGCCCTGTCCAAATATCTTTATGAGGCGGACAAGGAAGGCGGGCAGTTGGCAAAGGAGGAAGATGATTGA
- the queA gene encoding tRNA preQ1(34) S-adenosylmethionine ribosyltransferase-isomerase QueA: MNVRDFYFDLPEELIAQDPLEDRSASRLLVLDKHTGEIRHKHFRDILSYLRKGDCLVINDTKVIPARLFGVKEGTEAKIEILLLKRREDDIWETLVKPGKKAKVGTVISFGEGLLKGTVIDVVEEGNRLIQFSYEGIFEEILDRLGQMPLPPYITHQLKDKNRYQTVYAKHEGSAAAPTAGLHFTKELLKDIEELGVSIAHVTLHVGLGTFRPVKVDEIEAHHMHSEFYIVEEEEAKKVNDAKRNGGRVVCVGTTSCRTVESASTEEGILKAGSGWTEIFIYPGYRFKTLDCLITNFHLPESTLVMLVSALAGRDHVLFAYKEAIKERYRFFSFGDAMFLTDLHDEKES, from the coding sequence ATGAACGTTAGGGACTTTTATTTTGATCTGCCCGAAGAGCTGATCGCCCAGGACCCCCTTGAGGACCGTTCCGCTTCCAGGCTTCTGGTTTTGGATAAACATACAGGAGAGATCAGACATAAGCATTTTCGGGACATCCTTTCCTATTTGCGGAAGGGAGACTGTCTGGTCATTAATGATACCAAGGTCATTCCTGCCAGGCTGTTTGGAGTGAAAGAGGGAACAGAGGCAAAAATAGAGATTCTTCTATTAAAGAGAAGAGAAGATGATATTTGGGAGACCCTTGTAAAGCCTGGGAAAAAGGCAAAAGTGGGGACGGTGATCTCCTTTGGAGAGGGCCTGTTAAAGGGAACTGTAATTGATGTGGTAGAAGAAGGGAACCGGCTCATCCAGTTTTCCTATGAAGGGATCTTTGAAGAGATACTGGACCGTTTGGGGCAAATGCCTTTGCCGCCTTATATCACTCATCAGCTTAAGGACAAGAACCGTTATCAGACGGTTTATGCAAAGCATGAGGGATCGGCGGCCGCTCCTACAGCCGGACTGCATTTCACAAAAGAACTGTTAAAGGACATTGAGGAGTTGGGAGTATCCATCGCTCATGTGACTCTTCATGTAGGGCTTGGGACTTTCCGCCCGGTGAAGGTGGATGAGATCGAAGCTCATCACATGCATTCTGAATTCTATATCGTGGAGGAGGAAGAGGCAAAAAAGGTCAATGATGCGAAGAGGAATGGGGGCCGCGTCGTCTGCGTGGGAACCACCAGCTGCCGTACGGTAGAATCTGCCTCCACGGAAGAGGGGATCTTAAAGGCAGGAAGCGGCTGGACGGAGATATTCATTTATCCAGGGTACCGTTTTAAAACCCTGGATTGCCTGATCACCAATTTCCACTTGCCTGAGTCCACGCTTGTGATGCTGGTATCTGCACTTGCAGGACGGGATCATGTGCTCTTCGCATATAAAGAGGCGATCAAAGAGCGTTACCGTTTCTTTAGTTTTGGAGATGCCATGTTTCTTACGGATCTTCATGATGAAAAAGAGTCCTGA